One genomic segment of Scyliorhinus canicula chromosome 10, sScyCan1.1, whole genome shotgun sequence includes these proteins:
- the snx16 gene encoding sorting nexin-16 has product MTTSFVPVPIPVGNASSGTATSISRRSSSLQSLDSVSSSNSSKGQVGDLHSGGFRKTVTSEHLASTNLTSNSPLLRTKLNGANSSIEYSSKPVESDKETESNWEERPATPTMLGYEVMEERAKFTVYKILVKNHLDENWVVFRRYTDFSRLNDKLKEMFPGFRLALPPKRWFKDNYDPNFLEDRQLGLQAFLQNLVAHKDIANSTSVREFLCLDDPPGPFDSLEESRAFCETLEETNYRLQKELSEKQKEIEALKKLLEEKHLHMEVLENKIREISLEQEKTRRPSGQESECSGEVESSAVEADQAVIEDNSSGMESDKEQAGASWSSPVTETSSPVEEAQAAEED; this is encoded by the exons ATGACCACTTCATTTGTTCCTGTACCCATACCAGTAGGGAATGCCTCTTCTGGAACAGCTACAAGTATAAGTCGAAGAAGTTCTTCACTTCAGTCTTTGGACAGTGTGTCCAGTTCAAATTCATCAAAAGGTCAAGTTGGCGATTTGCATTCTGGTGGATTTAGAAAGACGGTAACCTCTGAGCACCTAGCTTCTACAAACTTGACAAGTAATAGTCCTTTGCTACGAACTAAGCTCAATGGTGCAAACTCATCAATTGAATACTCTTCCAAACCTGTGGAGTCTGACAAAGAGACTGAATCAAACTGGGAAGAGAGACCTGCTACACCTACTATGTTGGGATATGAAGTTATGGAAGAAAGGGCGAAATTCACA GTTTACAAGATACTTGTGAAAAATCATCTTGATGAGAACTGGGTGGTTTTTAGGAGATATACAGACTTTTCACGCCTGAATGACAAG TTGAAGGAGATGTTTCCTGGTTTTCGTCTTGCACTTCCTCCCAAACGTTGGTTCAAGGATAATTATGACCCTAATTTTCTAGAAGACCGACAGCTAGGACTGCAGGCATTTCTGCAAAATCTCGTAGCGCACAAAGATATTGCTAACAG CACCTCGGTGAGAGAGTTTTTATGTCTGGACGATCCACCAGGCCCCTTTGACAGCCTGGAAGAGAGTCGG GCTTTCTGTGAAACATTGGAAGAAACTAACTACAGACTGCAAAAGGAACTTTCTGAAAAGCAGAAGGAAATTGAGGCTTTGAAAAAATTACTAGAAGAAAAACATCTTCATATGGAGGTTTTAGAAAATAAAATCAG AGAAATATCCTTGGAACAAGAGAAAACACGTAGACCTTCTGGGCAAGAGAGTGAATGTAGTGGAGAAGTTGAATCTTCTGCAGTAGAAGCTGACCAAGCTGTAATAGAGGATAACAG ctCTGGCATGGAGTCTGATAAAGAACAAGCTGGAGCCTCCTGGAGTAGCCCTGTAACTGAAACATCTTCACCTGTGGAAGAAGCCCAAGCTGCAGAAGAAGACTGA